The following DNA comes from Hypomesus transpacificus isolate Combined female chromosome 5, fHypTra1, whole genome shotgun sequence.
GTCGTGAATTGAGTGGTAGCTATATTATCCATACAAATCATAAGGAGATCATTCATCAACAAAGTCAGGCGGATAGCCATCAGAAAGGCACAGAGCTATTCAACCAGCACAGACTTCCTGTGTTCATCAGATCAGTCAGAAcagggaggaaagaaggaggttTGGTCGATTTACGGCGCTGGAATCTGTGATTCCTATCAAACTCTGAACACCAGCAAAACACAGAAGtcatattcaaattcatatAATATTACAAAACCTAAGTGTGCTCACACTGAGTGATAATAGGCCTAGAGATTCTGCGTAAACGAGACACAAAATGAGAGTTTGTTTTAGGAACTTCTCTATCTGTAACTATCCCACTATTTGTACAGTGTatttttccattacattgagaCTCGGGTCGTTCACATGCTTGAGAGAAAACAACAGGTTTAataagcccccccacccccgacgTGTAAGAAGGGGGGCTGTTCCATGGTTAAATCCATGTGGACCGCAGGGTGGGCCTCATCTCCTCGCCTCTCACAGCATTCGTTGGCAGCGCAGGAACATGGGAAAGTGCAGCACGTGGAGTATTTGCGTAATCCAGCACACGTCTGTGTTGGATTAAGATGGAAGGCCGTAGAGATGCCCGCCTTTTTCTCACGTTAAGGGACATCAGTTTTGACCTCTGCATCTGGAAGTTAATGGACCAATCAAGGGCTGGCTGTCCAGTGGTGATCGGGGCGAACAGTGTTTCCTTTCAAAACAGCGACAGTTCAAGGTCACGTTGACTACTCCTCAAGCAAAGAAAAGCAAACCTCGTTGTCTCAAATAGTTGTGTGTTGAATCCTCGTTCAGCTAGGAGAGTTGAAAACGTTTCCAAATCTAAAGGCCTGTTAAGTGATTAAGTATCTTTTGCTTTGTTTGAAAAATGCTATGTGCCCAGAATAACTGGAAAACATCTCCAAATGTACTTTTGATAAAGATGACAAATAGGATTCAATCCTGGTTTACAAATCCTAGCATTTGGAACAAAATGATGCAGTCTGGATGTGTGGTTGTGAAAATATGATTTGGTCTGATTCATTGAACTGCAATGAGTACAGTAAGGCTTCCAACAAGAGAATTACTTAGTCACAAAGACCATTCCTGTCAGAACCTCTTCTCATCGAGCAAGTCAGTAACACAAATATTTAGTGTAGATATGTCCAAACAGAACCAGTCAGAAAGATACATTTCACAGCTCCCTTAATTAACTGAAGCAGTTCAGTGTAGCAGCTAAGAAAAGCACCCACAGCACCCAGAAGTGAACAGCTGCACTATCTCCCTCATTATGAAAGTGACTGATAGGCACATGGAAAACACAGTGTATCTATACTGACACACTCCAGGACTCGTAGAAGAGCAATCCTCACTCACCCCTTCCTTTTAACACGACTACCCAAAACCTTATTACATCCCCATTTTTGTGACTGTTTACATTTCGTAGGACAATCTTTCAAACAATTAAATGTCATGGAATTACTACAGCAGTTGTTCCATACGGTGACTTGGGAAACTGGGCcctgagaaaaaagagaaattgACTGTGGGATCAGAAAAGACACAGGATGCAAATATGGGGGAGCAAGAGCCTTGGGGACGATAAAACCGTGACACGAGGTCAAAGGGGAGAAAATGTCTTCACTCTGAGTACTGTGAACTCCAGAAGCAGTACAGACAGGGGGGAAAGAATGTCCTGTTAGTACAGCCATCAGGATAAACCAGTTACAAGCTATGTTTAGACACTGTACGTAAGGCCCACTTCCTGGTTCCTCTGTCAGCGTTCGGGTAGTGTAGTAGAGGACAGGATGATcagacagtcacatgaccaggagACAGGGGGATTGGTGGACAGGCTTGGGAAAATACTGTGATGGAGAATCATTGCATCAACATGACACATGAGGGCAGGACTCTGACACACCCCAAGCACTGGGGGTGGTTGGGTGTCGTGGTTAGAGCATTTTCCATAAGATATACAGATCAGTATACAGTACATCACTTTgggtaaaagcatctgctaaattactaaattatTGTGAAATATAGTTATGAAGTATGTTGTTTGGATTCCATCCGTCAGTTTGTTGTACCATAGGGTTAGGTGGATTTATATGAAGGTAAAGGAGTAATGTTTCCAAATGACAGATTTCAAATTGAAGGATAGGATCTCTAAAGGGTATGGAGTGGCATATCCCTGCTGCTAAAGGCTGCAGGCTGGTGCGCCTCAGCTTCATGAAATCAAGGTGTTAGCGCCCCCTAGTGTTGACTGCCAAACACAAACTCCTTAACGTCCAGAACATACACCCTTGACAAACGTCACATTCCATGATACACTCCAAAACCTTTAAATCAATTTGTGCTTGAAAACAAAACTGTGAGATAGGAATTGGGACCAACTGAGATAGGGCTTAGGACAAACTGTGAGATAGGGCTTAGGACCAACTGTGAACCAAGTAGTTCTGCTGTCGAGTGATCGTATTCTGCCTTGAGCTCAAGACACAATTCCATGCTAACATAAATATAGCTGCTTTGCAGAAGGTCAATCTCAGACACATCGTTAATCTTCTCTTGAATTACTCCCAGTAGTCTGATATGCTGGACCATTTGGTACAATGTGTAAATAAGAAAGGCAAATAaatcaatattttttatttatttttgaagcTTTTTGGCAATTTTGTTGCACCAAAGAATGCACAAATCGACAGCATTATCCTAACGTTCAACATCTTGCGGAAATAGTGAAAGAAAATCTAATAAACGTTGGGGTGAAATTTCCAGTGATTGTTTTGTACATAAAACAGATACAAGAACCTACAAAatactgagaaaaaaaaaatcataaattGATGATGAACATTAAAAAGGTGATAGAATTACATGTAGGATTTGTCCATTTGGCGTCACGCACCAGATTGAACCTCTAGTGTTTACTGTGGACCCCTCCTGTTCACCGTTGCATCTTCAAGTGGCCGTGCAAAGCAGGAGTTTGTTAGGGAGTGTTTAACAGCATGATACAAGCACACCAACATGCCTTTCCCCACGTTAGATATTCCTCAAAATGACAAAGTGCCCTCAGGTCAATAATTAAATAACTTGAAATGTGTGTAAAAAGAGCTCACAGCATGCCTTATCTATAATGTATACTTGCATAGACACCCTCAACTGATATTACACAAAGTGGGAGAAAATGTGTAACTGAAAATGTTGTTAAATGAGAATACAACTAGCATGAATactttaaatgtaatgtaatgtaatgttatgAGCCAGTTCTATTGAACTTATTTTTTGTTCACAGTATAAAGAGAAACCGGCTGGTGTTTCCTGGATTGCAGACCATGCTCTGCTCCTTATTCCCTGTGTATGTAAACTGAAAGACCTTCAACTAAGTAACAGATGGCTTCTGTTCAGGTAAGAATTGACATAACTGTTCCTTATCACTGAGGTAAGATAATAGGCACCTTTTAAACCTGGAAAGCAGACTATCACATTAAGGATCCCATTTATGCAACTATCCCTTATACTTCCCACCCTTctaccacccccctcctcctccttcctctcttcacccccccccccccccctccccctctcctccccctcctccttcctctcttcaaaccctctcctccccctctcctcctctttagcCTCGTGTGCTGTACAGGTCAGCATCCTCGGGGTGTCCCTGACCGTGGTCCACCAGTTTGGGGTCAGGCACAAATCGTGGTTTCactggaacacaaacaaaccaaacattCACTGAGAAGTGTGAGCAAAGGTGTGTCACTACAGATCTGATTGTGAGTCTAATAGACAGACAGAATCTTGTTAGTTTGCAGATTAAACTCACCAACACTGTCCTCGTTGACCACAACTTCTACAATCTCAGGAGCAACCAGCTCctcaggagcagaggggagaacTTCCTCTACAGCAGGAGTAGCCTCTACAGGGGCGGCCTCTACAGGAGCAGCCTCTACAGGGGCAGCCTCTACAGCAGGAGCAGCCTCTACAGCAGGAGCAGCCTCTACAGGAGCTGCCTCTACAGGGGCGGCCTCTACAGGGGCAGCCTCTTCTACTGGGGCGGCCTCTTCAACTGGGGCAGCAGCCTCTTCAACTGGGGCAGCAGCCTCTTCAACTGGGGCAGCAGCCTCTACAACTGGGGCAGCCTCTTCAACTGGGGCAGCCTCTTCAACTGGGGCAGCCTCTTCAACTGGGGCAGCCTCTACAACTGGGGCAGCCTCAACAACTGGGGCAGCAGCCTCTACAGGGACGGCCTCTTCTACAGGGGCAGCAGCCTCTTCAACTGGGGCAGCAGCCTCTACAGGGACGGCCTCTTCTACAGGGGCAGCAGCCTCTTCAACTGGGGCAGCAGCCTCTACAGGGACGGCCTCTTCTACAGGGGCAGCAGCCTCTTCAACTGGGGCAGCAGCCTCTACTGGGTCAGCAGCCTCTACAGGGACGGCCTCTTCTACAGGGGTGGCCTCTTCTACTGGGGCAGCAGCCTCTTCAACTGGGGCAGCAGCCTCTACTGGGGCAGCAGCCTCTACAGGGACAGCCTCTTCTACAGGGGTGGCCTCTTCTACTGGGGCAGCAGCCTCTTCAACTGGGGCAGCAGCCTCTACTGGGGCAGCAGCCTCTTCAACTGGGGCAGCAGCCTCTACAGGGACGGCCTCTTCTACAGGGGCAGCAGCCTCTTCAACTGGGGCAGCAGCCTCTACTGGAGCAGGAGCCTCTTCTGGAGCAGGAGCCTCTACTGGGGCAGCCTCTTCAACTGGGGCAGCAGCCTCTACTGGGGCAGCAGCCTCTTCTGGAGCAGGAGCCTCTATAAGGGTAGCCTCTTCTACAGGGAAAACCTCTACTGGAACAGCCTCTACTGGCGCAGCCTCTACTGGGGCAGCCTCTACTGGGGCAGCCTCTTCTACTGTAGCAGCCTCTTCAACTGGGGAAGCAGCCTCTACTGGGGCAGCCTCTTCTACAGGGGCAGCAGCCTCTACTGGGGCTGCCTCTTCTACAGGGGCAACCTCTACTGGAACAGCCTCTACTGGAACAGCCTCTGCTGGCGCAGCCTCTACTGGGGCAGCCTCTACTGGGGCAGCCTCTACAGGGGCAGCAGGCACAAGGCCAGTCTCAGGGGCTAGGCATGGCTCAGGTTCAACTTGAGATATCTCAAGGGCGGGGCTAGCCTCTGTCTGGGGCTCAGGGGCGGGGGCAGCCTCCCCCAGGGGGGCCGGGGCAGAGCTGGgctcagaggaggggaggtcgTCCACAGCAGGCGAAGCTGCTTCAGTCGATCCAGCCCCAGGGAGAGGCTTGGCAGGCGGCCCTTCTGGTTCAGAAACTGGAACTGGTGAAGCTTGCTGGTTTTAAACGAGGGGGAGACAGATGAATATACCATACTGTTGAAgtataataaatacaaatattatgaCTGTAATCATATCCTTAACATCCCTGTGAGATATATGTCATTGTGCATACTTTCCACATTGAAATCTCCTATAGTCTCTCGTTTCTACAGCACTTTCTAAACAGCATCTGGTGTGGGTCGTACCTCCAGACTGACAGCCGGCTCTTTGGGTTTGGATTTAAATACCGACGCCACTGATGAGGTGGTCCACTGGCTGGCGGAGTAAATCTTTGTTCCAGTGACCTgcagcagagacacacagacttcAGACGCGACCGTCTGGTCTTGTGTGGTTCATGTGTGACAAACGTGTTACCTCACCTTTAAGATGCCCACGGTTTGAGTGGGGTAGCAAACTGCAGTCCCTAAAGTGGTCATTCCCAGGGGAACACCTATTCTCTTGAGATGGGACCCTGTATAggacatgaagaaaaaaagtcCACTCAATTCAAACTAAGGTAAAGACTAATGTCCGATCTCACAACAAGCAGGATGTCCATACCCAGTTTATCACCAGTTAAAgtacaaataaaatatttcTTGTCAACATTAAGTCACTTGTTACCTTTCCTTGCCAGGATTAGCCCAGCGAGGCCAGAGACTCCGATCACACCGACCCTGGGGAGGAAACCAGGAGGGGGGTTTCTAAGGAAGTGATAGGTATCTAGGGAGAAGATGACATAAACAGGAAAGGTTGTTGGagatgtcaggtggctgagcggtgagggagtcgggctagtaatctaaaggtcgccagttcgattcccagccacaccatgacgttgtgtccttgggcaaggcacttcaccctatttgcctcggggggaatgtccctgtacttactgtaagtcgctctggataagagcgtctgctaaatgactaaatgtaacttaaTGTCATGACACTCTATTTTGACTAAAACTCCCAAAGTCCTCTGCTCACCTTGTCCAGAGCGATACACTGACACAACCCCAGTCTTGGCAGAGGCGTATGCACcctacaaacaaaaacaacaaaacggTTCAAGTGAATGTTTAGAGACGGGCCATTGGAACAGAACCCTAACCCCCCGTGTATTAATACTCCAGAGCaggggttcccaaccctggtcctcaagtaccccctgtcctgcatgttttacatGGTTCCATGCTCCAAACACACCCGAGTGTAATGAAAGGTCGTTATCAGGCTGAGGAACAGGATCAGTAACCCCTGCTTAGCACTAACCACACAAACATCCTTCTCAAGGCCCGAATCACACTCAGCATGCTGTTGATGTCAGTGTAAACAGAGTAACTTGTACCTTCACTCCTCTGACGTAGGGCTGCAGCCCCACCCGCACCACACCCAGGCCTCTCTGGAGCaaccctggctcctcctccacgtAGCGCATGGCCGGGGGGTCTGGGGCGTATATCGACAGCTGAGGACAAACAAGTGTGAAGAGGCGTCACCTCCTGATGCAACAAAGTAACAGGTGTAGTGGCATCTCTTGTCTGCCTGTGACTGGGATTAGAACTCGGTACTTCGTGACCACCACCTTTATAAACGCTGCTTCAATCAACCACCACACCAAAAAGTTAGCTATTCAACCGCGCGGGTGGGCGGTTTTTATACCATTTATAACTCGTTTACACCATTTATAACTCGTTTACACCTGCACAGATAAAACCTCCTATCTTAACAGACAGGGATGTGCTATTAGCAAGAACAAGCAAAATATAGCTATGTGTCTTCACGCTGCATGGCTAACACTTGGTTACCTCTCTCGGTGAGAGCAGCTGTGTTCGCTCTTCATTCATGGCGTAGACGCGGATCGAGGCTAGTCCCAGCACGGCCGGTACCGCCGCCAACTTCACCACctgtacacagacacatcctGTTCAGACACCTACACACGCATGCAACCTGCTTATgaataaaacatgtattttgaaGATaactttgtattttctgtagATCATATGATCTTAGTGGTAATATCATTCTTAAAGTAAACTGTCACCTCTTGGCCACTTGATAAAGTGATTTTAATTTGGTCCTGCAGTATATGTGACCCAGAATTATGCTCTATTATATTTGAACATGCTACAATATACTTATGACATATACATGTATTACATAGCATTTAATACATGTGTATGTCAGATAATACATAGAATGACAATCCTTATcatatcatatacacacacgtgcatttgCTTTAACGCTTTTACACCCTACTTTCCCTTATTTGACCTTGTTATATACAGCTCGTGATAATTGATCGATTAAACCCATGCAGTATATCGTCTTAAAAGGGACAGATTACAGAGGTCACCTTAATCCTAACAAGGAAATAATCACGGATGTGAATCTGTTCTCCAAATCCTTAAGGCGAGCAAATGTTGTGGAGATAAGTAGCTCACCATGTCATGGATTCAGTTTAATTACAGAACAACATGttctaaaagggggcgtggagACAATGGTATTGTATTCGCACGTTAATcgacaaatattacaaaaaatgtTAGGCAACATCGAAGAAGACACAATAGTTCATGTCATGTTATTCGCTTTCAATCTACACTGAGCGAAACGTGGTTGAAATTCACGTTATTTAAGATAGGAGAAACTTACTGTAGCAGCCATGATGGTTACtcccccctccgtctctctacCGGTAGTAGCGAAGGACTAACTTCAAAAAGCGTTGCACATTCAGTTCGTTGCAGGATTCGTTCGACTTACATGTATTCTTGATTATGATCTAAATAAATTCGATCTAAATAATTAAATTCGGTTATGTCTAACATGAAACTCTACGTTTTCTTTCTTTACATTTGCTttgacaataaaaaaaagatgaccCATGTTGTTATGCAGTAATTCATTTATTGGTTTTACAACTTGAGTTTACAACCTCGCACTGTATATATTTCTGAAAACAAAAGGCTACTTTCAATTCATAGGaagaataaatgtatttatcttTCTCGATAACACTTGTAATaatatactttcaaaaaagagCAATATGTTCCTTTTTTTAATGTTGCAGTGCAACTTACATCTTAGCTACACACCGACAGTGTGCTATGAGGCGCACACCTCAATGACACAGTGGAACCCTGGACAGCTTAGACTGAATTCGTGTTCAATGTTTCATAACATTGTGAGAACAATTACATTCCGAATAGCCTAAATGAAATACATTCTACAATACATGTACTGCTAGTCGTAAAATCTTGAAAATTGAGAGCAACAACTTGAGAGTAACAATTGTGGACACTTTGGAACTGTTATGGTAGCCAACAAGTGTCTCAAGACAAGTAATTAAACATTAAGGGTGAACCTCATAATACTGTACATGTTGTAGTATAATGTTCTACTGTATCAAGGGTTCAGACAACAAAAAGGCCTTTCAGGTGTCAGGACAGTCACTGCTCGATGGTAGTTCTGGTTAAAGCAATGTCCTGCCAAGAGTAAGGATACAAATATTAAGCGGCACAAAGGAGAACATTTTAAAGACAAGTTTATACCGTTACAAGGGAGCAAATGTCTAAAAAGAAACAATCCAGTTTGTCAGTCTGCAAAGGGAGGGTTAGTAAGGAGGTCATCACTTGTTTTGCGCAGAATGCAAACATATTGAAGTCCAACTTCCAAAACTCCCAAACAAATTCCCAGATAAATAATTGAAGCCGACTGTTTCAGGAAAACCCTTGAAAACAAGCCCATACATTCACATTGGAAGTACACAAAGATACGGAAAACTGAAGACGTGAGCAAATAAGTGAACCTGAATCAATCCCTAAGATCAGGAGGTAACGCTGGAACAGCTGGAGCCAAAACAGGCATTCAGAAAACGCAATGCTTTTTGAATTTTATCTTATTTTTCTAAGAAAAATATAAGTAAAAAGATTCTGTGCAGACAGAATCTAAAGATTGCATTCACAAGTATATAGTTCACAGTTTTAAATAGAGGGTGCTGCTATGCAAACataattcatattttttttacatatttatttatcaacCCCAATGGCACATGTACATGTTAACTATCATGCAGCTGTTGAATTTCAAAAATAAATCTCACCAAATCTTCAATGTCGATGGATAAAATCATTGTAACCGACAGAGACATATCAATAATGTAGTTTTACTAAATAATACCTGTGGAGGTGTACTGTAAACTACATCGTTTgactaaaataaaatgtacataaaaaatatacatattgaACTGTACATGTTAAACATGCAACATTCAAACATTCAACAAAAATGCATTATAAAACCCTACCAAGCTTTGCAAGCTGAAGTCCAAACCAAGCAAaactctgtcccagcctcagtgTTCCCTACACACATGATAACACAGACTAGACACTTAGACACTCTTCTCTGAGTCGCACAGTATCTGGCCCTGCAGGAATGTGCATTGTTGTAAGAATGATGTTCATGGCCTGTTGCTACATACCACCCTTGTCAAGCAGCATTAAAGGGAGAAATGAAAACCCTAACAGAGAGAAAGCGTCTTTCCTTCCGAGCAAGGAATGAAACTACCGTAGACACAATCAAACAAGGAGAAACACACTGCGAAAAAAGCCCCAAACTGTTTGCATCGTTGTGTCAGTTAGTCCTCTTTCCATCTATCATTTGtttgcatttttattttaattttttcttAAAGAAGAATGCTAGTTTCTCTTCAGGCATGCAGAATTGAAGCTCTTCCCATGTACCTTATGTACACTATGACTCTGTCTGTCCACATCGAACAGTGATTGGCTTGTTATATTATCTGCTGTTAGCAGTGAGGGGAGGCCCTGGCTGAACAGACatctgagagggaggaggagagggaggaggaggaggagagagagggggagggatgaggagagagaaggaggaggagtagaggaggagagaaagggggggagggagggggagagagagggagggaggaggaggaggagagggtcaggacTGGAGCTCCTCAGTCTCAAACGTGAGTCTCgatgaaggagtgtgtgtgcgtcatgacagggggggagaggggggagaggtccGAGGGCTGCAGATGAGGCTCTGCTGGGGTCGAGCTGAACTCGCAGATGTCCAAGAACAGCTCCTGGTGCAGCTGCTTCCAGTCCTGGAACATCTGGGACGTCAAAGCGGGGTTATCCAGAACCTGGCTGATGACGGCCAGGTCACCCTCTTTGGCCTGCAGGAAACAAGGCATGATCATTGAGGCTCAAACCATGTGTCACTTTCTAACCACAGTCACCCGTCAACGGACCAACCAATAAGATGTCAAGTTCTGGTCACGTGATCGAGGGGTCTTATGTTATGAAAATCCGTATCGGACTGGGTATGAAATCGGAATATTTTGCATTTTCATTCGTCAGACTCGAGTCTGCAAAGGCTTTCAGGAAAGTCCAGAGGAAGACGTCACCTTCAGCGTGCTGCGCAGGGCTCGTACGCGGTGCAGCCTGTCGTTAATGACGGGGTCGTTGCATCGCTTGACGAAGGAGGAACGGAACTCCTGCTTGGTGGAGGGTCTCTGGTGACCCAGGGGGGACAGGCTGGCCTGCTCTATGGAGCGGTACAACTCCTGGTAACCGTCCACCTGGTCGTGACATCCACGCTCTCTGGACCGGGAATCTGGAGGGAAAAGACCAACATACCAACGTGGAATCGGATCATTGCAACTCAGGGAGTCGTTTCTATCCTCCCTTGGCTGTGAACTCGCCAGGAAGCAGGTGTCGAGGCTGTAAGGAACACAAGGTGAAGCTGGGGATGACGCGCTGTAAGAAGCAGGGGAAGAGGGCTTTGGAACCTACCGGCCTTCCCGTGGGGTTTCCTGCCGTTGTGCTTCCTAACAGGCACCTcgtcatcctccctcctctcccccgggGGTACCGCGGGCCTCAGCCCCTGGCTGTCGGCAGCCTCCCTGTTCCTGGGGAGGCTCTGGCTgcgctgcttgtgtgtgtggccctgcAGGCCCCggcccagctcctccaggtccaCCAGGGGGAAGGGCCCGTCCCTGTCAGGGCAGCGGTGTCTCTGGGCCGGCAGGGTGGCCTGGCGCCGGCGCTCTGGGGACATGAGCAGCTGGCCCAGGCCCATGTAGCCGCTGCCGTAGCCGGCGTCGCTGTCGCCCGGGACAGTCTGGAGGAAGTGGAGCCCAGAGCTGGTGAGGGGCGTCTCGATCAGGTCCTGCCAGGACCGACGCTCCCGGTGGGAGGAGTGGTAGGAGGAGGCGTGGGCGCTGCCGGGCACGTCCGGACGGGAGTCCTCGGCTGAAGAGTGGGAGTAGGTGGACTCACTGGAGAAGTGACGCTCAGGGAAGGGACTGGAGGAGTTCAcctagggagaggaggagagggggagggggaggaggagagggggagggggggaagcagaggaggagagggggagggggaggggaggagagggggaggtgaggtgtggatgtggtgaatgtttctctgtgtgacgttagcagggctgccaacttttcaaaaaaaccttggagtgagatttggttCGGGCCAACCAACATTTTGCTGCGTACACAGCCCCCCGAGACAACATTTCACGTGTGTCTTACCCCTATGCTGCTTCAATCCGtgtgcctgcgcctcgtccattactgtttacaaGGCGTTGCCTTCTCAGCGTGACAAAATACAAGGTGTGgggtgagagcgtgtgtgaacTCAGATGatgtgagtcagatggctgtgcggtgagggagtcgggctagtaatcagaaggttgccggatcgattccccgccctgccaaaaaatgacgttgtgtccttgggcaaggcacttcaccctacttgcctcggggggaatgtccctgtacttactgtaagtcgctctggataagagcgtctgctaaatgacaaaaaacttaaaatgtaaatgtaaaatgaactggttgaaatgcatgtctcacggccaatgctgCGTAGGAGCTGCCAGCCCTGGGttagtgtgtggatgtggtgaaCATGCACATTTGAGCAGCAGGACCCGACTTACAGAAGGGGGGCGGTGGTAGGTGTCAAACTGCGAGGACATGGCCTCCTGTTTCAGGGTCATGGAGCCGTCCATCTCATCCTGGTCGCTCTCACTCCAGCAGTCTGACAGGACAcagcccaccacacacactcaacaagcTACTCCACATCGTTCACAGTGGACTTCTCATCCTCTCAGGAAGTCTTGATTTGCAAGAAAACAGAGTTGGAGACGTGCTGTGTGTCATCGAACGTAAACTCAGACCCCCTCACCTTCGTCTGGACGAGGAACCTTGTCATCAGGGGTGTAGCCGATGGCTGCCAGCCCCAGCCGGTTCATccacctgggaggaggagaggagagaggggacaggtgaCCTCAGGTGAAGAGGACTAACCGTCCACCACACAGCTGTTTAAGAACGGGCTTTCCTGAGTGGGAATCCTCCCAGAAATGATCCACGGTTTGGACGTCATGCGAGGGATAGAAAAACCAAGGCTGAAGGGAAGTTTTCCTCACCTGTTCATCTCCTCCAGACAGTCTGTGGCAAAAAAGAAACTCTTGATTTTGGGATGACAGGCTTTGAATGCACTGTGAGGGGAAGCAGAACAAAAACATCATTGTGTTACTACGGGAGACGTCTTGTTACTACGGGAGACATCCTGTTACTAAGGGAGACATCTTCAGCATCCCTGAGCTAGTTGGTATGTGTGTAGCAGAAGACGTGAAGCCTGGCCTAGTCTGCTCTGGTCCCTGCTCTggtccctgctctgctctggtccctgctctgctctggtacCTGCTCTGGTACCTGCTCTGGTCCCTGCTCTGGTCCCTGCTATGGTCCCTGCTCTGGTCCCTGCTCTGGTCCCTGCTCTGGTCCCTGCTCTGGTCCCTACTCAAGCCTCTCAGATGCAAACAGACATGCGCTCCCTCTGTCATGTAGTCGTGTAAGTACACAAGTGTTGTCTGTTCGCGCTCTCTCGAGACCTCCATGGCTTCCACAACATCCCCGTACAGCAGAAAGGTTTTCCTGTCtgaagctgtgtttgttttgtctttcaGCATATTGCGTAATATTTTCTTGCATAATCCCAAGAGATCTTACTGTTTTCTCCGGCATTCGATGGCCCGGTCTATCCGGAACTCTGGCAGGCTGATGAATCCTTCAGCCTTCTCATCCTGGGTAGCgtgggaagacagagaggaggtcgGAATTATCTTTATTGAGGTTTGTATCATAGACATAATTATAAAATCACACATCATACAATATCTTATTACTGAGTGCAGAAGGAACAGCATCAAGAAGCACTTCCTCAAATGGCACTTTGCTTGGAA
Coding sequences within:
- the LOC124468248 gene encoding connector enhancer of kinase suppressor of ras 2-like; translated protein: MKQADSDSPLLRYLGDDKILVIQEEPDASRESKRDTGRRSRKKTCHSLYLSTLSIPPLYLSPLSLLPQRVGDTLRADTDRYASFGIERQGGPSMRKSFHYASLRTKPKRRTKGSLTSASRRRISCKDLGHGDCEGWLWKKKDAKGYFTQKWKKYWFILKESSLYWYTNQNDEKAEGFISLPEFRIDRAIECRRKHAFKACHPKIKSFFFATDCLEEMNRWMNRLGLAAIGYTPDDKVPRPDEDCWSESDQDEMDGSMTLKQEAMSSQFDTYHRPPSVNSSSPFPERHFSSESTYSHSSAEDSRPDVPGSAHASSYHSSHRERRSWQDLIETPLTSSGLHFLQTVPGDSDAGYGSGYMGLGQLLMSPERRRQATLPAQRHRCPDRDGPFPLVDLEELGRGLQGHTHKQRSQSLPRNREAADSQGLRPAVPPGERREDDEVPVRKHNGRKPHGKADSRSRERGCHDQVDGYQELYRSIEQASLSPLGHQRPSTKQEFRSSFVKRCNDPVINDRLHRVRALRSTLKAKEGDLAVISQVLDNPALTSQMFQDWKQLHQELFLDICEFSSTPAEPHLQPSDLSPLSPPVMTHTHSFIETHV